One window from the genome of Calliopsis andreniformis isolate RMS-2024a chromosome 12, iyCalAndr_principal, whole genome shotgun sequence encodes:
- the LOC143186237 gene encoding prostaglandin E2 receptor EP3 subtype isoform X2, with the protein MSLTSTVDWNETMSMMELNSTMVTPTALLNPARRHLPFASQIVLTLVYITGVIGNVSALVILFHRDKRRNRKHLLMLRCLATNDLVALLGMLVQLYITRYVGSVIFSRGLCSLRVVWRLFGLFSGCVAIVMAAERWLALTRPFVYQKVTYPVIVRCMLVLWLIALALTSLPVLGFGVYHKGEKCVRYREATEPADIAYAYVWFVFGTLLCLSIVWCNLAVSRALRRLSKKAGALRRVTRSSSRAKPLLTVAGPSPEVVTTAEERAFARLMAVLSISFVICWMPQMISIPLAQFAMKLPQKALLARKVIHVFHMAADILLSIHFTLDPYIYVLLRMPRPRFRLLKPLCRVCWPGRSRSSSFTGTTDHQGSSGDPSTPITEAPSTPVSEENEHPHLVAVSV; encoded by the exons ATGTCGCTCACTTCGACGGTGGATTGGAACGAAACTATGTCAATGATGGAATTGAACTCGACCATGGTGACACCCACCGCTCTTTTGAACCCTGCCAGGAGACACTTGCCTTTTGCGTCTCAAATAGTGCTCACGCTTGTGTACATAACCGGTGTGATCGGCAATGTGTCAGCCCTAGTCATTCTCTTTCATCGTGACAAG AGAAGAAATCGAAAACACCTGCTGATGCTCCGATGCTTAGCGACCAACGATCTCGTGGCTCTGTTGGGGATGCTGGTACAACTGTATATCACTCGTTATGTGGGCAGCGTAATATTCTCGAGAGGCTTGTGCTCCCTACGTGTCGTTTGGAGGCTATTCGGCTTGTTCAGTGGTTGCGTCGCTATCGTAATGGCAGCCGAAAGATGGCTGGCCTTGACTAGACCCTTCGTTTATCAAAAG GTGACGTATCCGGTAATCGTGCGTTGTATGCTGGTACTTTGGTTGATCGCCCTAGCGCTGACTAGCCTGCCAGTTTTAGGCTTTGGCGTCTATCACAAGGGCGAGAAATGTGTTCGATACAGGGAGGCCACTGAGCCTGCTGACATAGCCTACGCTTACGTATGGTTTGTTTTTG GCACGCTTCTCTGTCTATCGATAGTCTGGTGCAATTTAGCAGTGTCTAGAGCACTGAGGAGGCTGAGTAAGAAAGCTGGCGCTCTTCGTCGCGTAACGAGATCCTCATCAAGAGCTAAACCACTGCTAACGGTGGCAGGACCATCGCCAGAAGTCGTGACAACTGCTGAGGAAAGGGCGTTCGCGAGATTGATGGCTGTGCTATCGATATCGTTTGTTATCTGTTGGATGCCTCAAATG ATTTCCATTCCATTGGCACAATTCGCGATGAAGTTGCCACAGAAGGCGTTACTGGCACGAAAAGTGATACACGTGTTTCATATGGCAGCCGATATTCTTCTTAGCATTCATTTCACCCTGGATCCGTACATCTATGTGCTGCTGAGGATGCCTCGACCAAGATTCCGTCTTCTGAAACCTCTCTGCAGAGTCTGTTGGCCAGGTAGAAGCAGGTCGAGTTCGTTCACAG GAACTACAGATCACCAGGGCAGCAGTGGTGATCCATCGACTCCCATCACGGAGGCACCCTCAACTCCAGTCAGCGAGGAGAACGAGCATCCTCATCTGGTGGCAGTATCGGTCTGA
- the LOC143186237 gene encoding prostaglandin E2 receptor EP3 subtype isoform X1 → MSLTSTVDWNETMSMMELNSTMVTPTALLNPARRHLPFASQIVLTLVYITGVIGNVSALVILFHRDKRRNRKHLLMLRCLATNDLVALLGMLVQLYITRYVGSVIFSRGLCSLRVVWRLFGLFSGCVAIVMAAERWLALTRPFVYQKQVTYPVIVRCMLVLWLIALALTSLPVLGFGVYHKGEKCVRYREATEPADIAYAYVWFVFGTLLCLSIVWCNLAVSRALRRLSKKAGALRRVTRSSSRAKPLLTVAGPSPEVVTTAEERAFARLMAVLSISFVICWMPQMISIPLAQFAMKLPQKALLARKVIHVFHMAADILLSIHFTLDPYIYVLLRMPRPRFRLLKPLCRVCWPGRSRSSSFTGTTDHQGSSGDPSTPITEAPSTPVSEENEHPHLVAVSV, encoded by the exons ATGTCGCTCACTTCGACGGTGGATTGGAACGAAACTATGTCAATGATGGAATTGAACTCGACCATGGTGACACCCACCGCTCTTTTGAACCCTGCCAGGAGACACTTGCCTTTTGCGTCTCAAATAGTGCTCACGCTTGTGTACATAACCGGTGTGATCGGCAATGTGTCAGCCCTAGTCATTCTCTTTCATCGTGACAAG AGAAGAAATCGAAAACACCTGCTGATGCTCCGATGCTTAGCGACCAACGATCTCGTGGCTCTGTTGGGGATGCTGGTACAACTGTATATCACTCGTTATGTGGGCAGCGTAATATTCTCGAGAGGCTTGTGCTCCCTACGTGTCGTTTGGAGGCTATTCGGCTTGTTCAGTGGTTGCGTCGCTATCGTAATGGCAGCCGAAAGATGGCTGGCCTTGACTAGACCCTTCGTTTATCAAAAG CAGGTGACGTATCCGGTAATCGTGCGTTGTATGCTGGTACTTTGGTTGATCGCCCTAGCGCTGACTAGCCTGCCAGTTTTAGGCTTTGGCGTCTATCACAAGGGCGAGAAATGTGTTCGATACAGGGAGGCCACTGAGCCTGCTGACATAGCCTACGCTTACGTATGGTTTGTTTTTG GCACGCTTCTCTGTCTATCGATAGTCTGGTGCAATTTAGCAGTGTCTAGAGCACTGAGGAGGCTGAGTAAGAAAGCTGGCGCTCTTCGTCGCGTAACGAGATCCTCATCAAGAGCTAAACCACTGCTAACGGTGGCAGGACCATCGCCAGAAGTCGTGACAACTGCTGAGGAAAGGGCGTTCGCGAGATTGATGGCTGTGCTATCGATATCGTTTGTTATCTGTTGGATGCCTCAAATG ATTTCCATTCCATTGGCACAATTCGCGATGAAGTTGCCACAGAAGGCGTTACTGGCACGAAAAGTGATACACGTGTTTCATATGGCAGCCGATATTCTTCTTAGCATTCATTTCACCCTGGATCCGTACATCTATGTGCTGCTGAGGATGCCTCGACCAAGATTCCGTCTTCTGAAACCTCTCTGCAGAGTCTGTTGGCCAGGTAGAAGCAGGTCGAGTTCGTTCACAG GAACTACAGATCACCAGGGCAGCAGTGGTGATCCATCGACTCCCATCACGGAGGCACCCTCAACTCCAGTCAGCGAGGAGAACGAGCATCCTCATCTGGTGGCAGTATCGGTCTGA
- the LOC143186255 gene encoding uncharacterized protein LOC143186255 translates to MRLSHWSSIGIAVPDAFFSLDNNRWRINDANLRIFRSSLMTRERGDLPPLTPSAARVVAALIQTTRLPPVLFTIDGSLASARAPDFKVADALAPYFWTTLVEPCYLYACNIGF, encoded by the exons ATGCG TCTCAGTCACTGGTCTTCGATCGGAATTGCCGTTCCAGATGCGTTCTTCTCGTTGGATAATAATCGTTGGAGAATTAACGATGCGAACTTGCGAATCTTCCGATCGAGTCTGATGACGAGGGAAAGAGGAGATCTGCCTCCACTGACTCCTTCGGCCGCGAGAGTCGTCGCCGCACTGATCCAAACCACGCGGTTGCCTCCAGTTTTGTTTACAATCGATGGATCTCTCGCCAGCGCGCGTGCGCCGGATTTTAAAGTCGCCGACGCTTTGGCGCCATATTTCTGGACCACCCTTGTCGAGCCTTGCTACTTATACGCTTGCAACATTGGCTTTTGA